The Devosia sp. YIM 151766 genome includes a region encoding these proteins:
- a CDS encoding DUF1328 domain-containing protein, giving the protein MLYYALVFLVIALIAGVLGFGGIAGASAGIAQILFFLFLAFLVISLVIGLFRRT; this is encoded by the coding sequence ATGCTGTATTACGCTCTCGTATTTCTGGTGATCGCCCTGATCGCCGGCGTTCTGGGTTTCGGCGGCATTGCCGGTGCCTCGGCTGGCATCGCGCAAATCCTGTTCTTCCTGTTCCTGGCCTTCCTGGTGATTTCGCTGGTGATCGGCTTGTTCCGCAGGACCTGA
- a CDS encoding NepR family anti-sigma factor, producing MTQRRARTQPGQADDGLGPNSDIGSRLRALYGAVQEEGVPDQLLDLLERLDNAEKAQQAGTNKRNGE from the coding sequence GTGACCCAGCGACGTGCGCGAACGCAGCCGGGGCAGGCTGATGACGGCCTTGGGCCGAATTCGGACATCGGATCGCGCCTGCGGGCGCTTTATGGGGCAGTACAGGAAGAAGGCGTTCCTGATCAATTGCTCGACCTGCTCGAAAGATTGGACAATGCCGAAAAGGCGCAGCAGGCCGGGACTAACAAACGGAACGGGGAGTAA
- a CDS encoding diacylglycerol kinase family protein, with the protein MRFRAILNRDGGTLRTMDLADFCRRAEEVFSRQGHDLECRVIGGDEVEAALAEATGDAAVDVMLAGGGDGTISAAAAAAYASGKPLAVLPAGTMNLFARALDMPMDLDLALAAIARGRIDHIDIATANGRPFVHQFGVGIHARLVRIRNGMVYRDRVGKMMASLRAIVATAVNPPRFLVELIGPDGARTQTVSGVAISNNPLDDGPIPVAARLDSGLLGVYVAAGTTGRDLLALALDVFTGRWRDNALVSEAEVPELVLRFPKRRRGNHAVIDGELIALDASVTLKMHPRAMPVVRPGEIAGTE; encoded by the coding sequence ATGCGTTTCAGAGCCATTCTGAACCGGGACGGCGGGACGCTCCGTACCATGGATCTTGCTGATTTTTGTCGGCGGGCAGAAGAGGTGTTTTCGCGGCAAGGCCATGACCTGGAATGCCGCGTGATCGGCGGCGACGAAGTGGAGGCGGCTTTGGCCGAGGCCACCGGCGACGCCGCAGTGGATGTCATGCTGGCGGGTGGCGGCGACGGCACGATATCGGCAGCGGCGGCAGCGGCCTATGCCAGTGGCAAGCCGCTCGCCGTGCTGCCGGCCGGCACGATGAACCTTTTTGCCCGGGCGCTCGATATGCCCATGGATCTGGATTTGGCGCTGGCCGCCATTGCCCGCGGCCGGATCGACCATATCGACATCGCCACCGCCAATGGACGTCCGTTCGTGCATCAGTTTGGCGTGGGCATCCATGCAAGACTGGTCCGCATCCGCAATGGCATGGTGTATCGAGATCGCGTCGGCAAGATGATGGCGAGCCTGCGGGCGATTGTCGCAACCGCCGTCAATCCTCCGCGCTTTCTGGTTGAATTGATTGGCCCGGATGGCGCGAGAACCCAGACGGTTTCGGGCGTCGCCATATCCAACAACCCCTTGGACGATGGTCCGATCCCGGTGGCGGCGCGGCTCGATAGCGGGCTATTGGGCGTCTATGTCGCCGCCGGCACGACGGGCCGGGACCTGCTTGCGCTGGCGCTTGACGTGTTTACCGGCAGATGGCGGGACAATGCGCTGGTCAGCGAAGCGGAGGTGCCAGAACTGGTGCTTCGCTTCCCCAAGCGCAGGCGCGGCAATCACGCTGTTATCGATGGCGAATTGATCGCGCTTGACGCCAGCGTGACACTCAAGATGCATCCGCGGGCCATGCCGGTGGTCCGGCCCGGCGAGATTGCCGGGACGGAATAG
- a CDS encoding amino acid ABC transporter ATP-binding protein yields the protein MKQAEPAVAGALPVVELRDLHKSFGALEVLKGISFVAHEGQVVSLIGSSGSGKSTLLRCINMLEIPDRGEVLIDGEAIALNGEGARRQIGDEGQIRRIRSELGMVFQSFNLWAHMTILENVMEAPLIVQRRQRSEVEEEARAMLDKVGIGAKVDAYPAQLSGGQQQRAAIARALCINPRVMLFDEPTSALDPELEVEVLRVIKLLADEGRTMVLVTHDMEFARSVSDRVIFLHQGLIEEEGTPAEVFGATRSARLKQFLNAASHA from the coding sequence ATGAAGCAAGCTGAACCCGCCGTTGCGGGGGCATTGCCAGTTGTTGAACTGCGCGATCTGCATAAATCTTTTGGCGCACTCGAAGTCCTTAAGGGCATTTCCTTCGTCGCACATGAAGGGCAGGTCGTTTCGCTTATCGGCTCATCCGGTTCGGGTAAATCGACCTTGCTGCGTTGCATCAACATGCTCGAAATTCCCGATCGGGGCGAGGTGCTGATCGACGGCGAGGCCATTGCCCTCAATGGTGAGGGCGCACGACGCCAGATCGGCGACGAGGGCCAGATCCGGCGCATCCGCTCGGAACTGGGCATGGTGTTCCAGTCCTTCAATCTCTGGGCGCATATGACCATTCTGGAAAATGTCATGGAAGCGCCGCTGATCGTCCAGAGACGCCAGCGCTCCGAGGTCGAGGAAGAGGCGCGCGCCATGCTCGACAAGGTGGGGATCGGCGCCAAGGTCGACGCCTATCCGGCCCAATTGTCCGGCGGCCAGCAGCAGCGCGCCGCCATTGCCCGCGCCCTCTGCATCAATCCGCGCGTCATGCTGTTCGACGAGCCGACCTCGGCGCTCGATCCCGAACTGGAGGTCGAAGTCCTGCGCGTCATCAAGCTCCTTGCCGATGAGGGACGGACCATGGTGCTGGTCACCCATGACATGGAGTTCGCCCGCTCTGTTTCCGACCGCGTGATTTTCCTGCATCAGGGATTGATCGAGGAGGAAGGAACGCCGGCCGAAGTCTTCGGCGCTACCAGATCGGCTCGCCTCAAGCAATTCCTCAATGCCGCCAGCCATGCTTGA
- a CDS encoding response regulator translates to MSLSTRIAPHLPYLRRFSRAVTGSQTSGDAYVAATLETLIADISLFPEASSDRIALYKLFSALFSSSAVSVPEPASSFVWEQRAAANLANLAPRPRQAFLLVAVEGFTHDQAAEILSVPDEEFASLLDAASNEISRQVATEIMIIEDEPLIAMDIEQMVESLGHKVVSIARTHKEAVALFDQTRPRMILADIQLADGSSGIDAVNDILNTHSVPVIFITAFPERLLTGERPEPTFLVTKPFNPEMVKALISQALFFEDGSRAAA, encoded by the coding sequence ATGTCTTTGTCCACGCGGATTGCACCGCACCTGCCCTATCTGCGTCGTTTTTCCCGGGCGGTCACCGGGTCGCAGACCTCGGGCGACGCCTATGTGGCAGCCACGCTCGAAACCCTGATCGCCGACATTTCTCTGTTCCCCGAAGCCTCTAGCGACCGCATCGCCCTGTATAAGCTGTTCTCGGCGCTGTTCTCGTCGTCGGCGGTTTCGGTGCCCGAGCCGGCTTCCAGCTTCGTTTGGGAGCAGCGCGCCGCCGCCAATCTCGCCAATCTGGCGCCGCGGCCCCGCCAGGCATTCCTGCTGGTGGCGGTGGAGGGCTTCACCCACGATCAGGCTGCCGAAATCCTCTCCGTGCCGGACGAGGAATTCGCCTCGCTCCTGGACGCCGCCTCCAACGAGATTTCGCGCCAGGTGGCTACCGAAATCATGATTATCGAGGACGAACCGCTCATTGCCATGGACATCGAGCAGATGGTGGAGAGCCTGGGGCACAAGGTGGTCAGCATCGCCCGCACCCACAAGGAAGCCGTGGCGCTGTTCGATCAGACCCGCCCGCGCATGATCCTCGCGGATATCCAACTGGCCGACGGCAGCTCCGGCATCGATGCGGTCAACGACATTCTCAACACCCATTCGGTGCCGGTGATTTTCATCACTGCCTTCCCCGAGCGGTTGCTGACCGGTGAACGCCCCGAGCCGACCTTCCTGGTCACCAAGCCGTTCAACCCGGAAATGGTGAAAGCATTGATCAGCCAGGCCCTGTTCTTCGAGGACGGATCGCGCGCCGCGGCGTGA
- a CDS encoding transporter substrate-binding domain-containing protein — MKKMLLAATAVLALGAPAFAQETLRIATEGAYAPWNFLNDNGEPAGFEIDLGNAICETAGLTCEWILNDWDSIIPNLLAGNYDLIMAGMSITDERLATIDFSQNYFPPDPSRFVAAPGSDLDFSALSGARIGVQSGTMQAGYAEANLAEGNTIVSFSTADQNMADLMAGNIDTILADGAYLDPVVNASNGAIEYYGEDVLIGDGVAAGMRKNEAELKAQIDAALDMLKADGTVDALIAQWFDGMGPFFTE; from the coding sequence ATGAAGAAAATGCTGCTGGCGGCCACCGCCGTCCTGGCACTTGGCGCCCCCGCTTTCGCTCAGGAAACATTGCGCATCGCCACCGAAGGCGCCTATGCGCCGTGGAACTTCCTCAATGACAATGGTGAGCCGGCGGGCTTCGAAATCGACCTCGGCAACGCCATCTGCGAGACTGCGGGTCTTACCTGCGAGTGGATTCTCAACGACTGGGATTCGATCATTCCCAACTTGCTCGCCGGCAATTACGATCTGATCATGGCCGGCATGTCGATCACCGACGAACGCCTCGCCACCATCGACTTCTCGCAGAATTATTTCCCGCCCGATCCGTCCAGGTTCGTGGCCGCGCCCGGCTCCGATCTCGACTTTTCGGCACTGTCCGGCGCCCGTATCGGCGTTCAGAGCGGCACCATGCAGGCCGGCTATGCCGAAGCCAATCTGGCTGAGGGCAACACTATCGTCAGTTTCTCCACCGCTGACCAGAACATGGCTGACCTGATGGCCGGCAATATCGACACCATCCTGGCCGACGGCGCTTACCTGGACCCGGTGGTCAACGCCTCCAACGGCGCCATTGAATATTATGGCGAAGACGTGCTGATCGGCGACGGCGTCGCTGCCGGCATGCGCAAGAACGAAGCCGAGCTTAAGGCTCAGATCGATGCGGCCCTGGATATGCTCAAGGCCGACGGCACTGTCGATGCCCTGATCGCCCAGTGGTTCGACGGCATGGGGCCGTTCTTCACCGAATAA
- a CDS encoding DNA gyrase subunit B — protein MATTSDMAPGRKGGASKNTTPQRNTDPQGKERDLEAQVAQLQDDLKSITETLGKLTGDKVDEARSVAATELRELKRKGQHMLDEAQDQAEAVEKQLKDTIREKPLTAVATALGVGFVLALLTRH, from the coding sequence ATGGCAACTACGAGTGACATGGCCCCGGGCCGCAAGGGCGGCGCCAGCAAAAATACCACGCCGCAACGCAATACCGATCCGCAGGGCAAGGAGCGTGACCTGGAGGCCCAGGTTGCTCAATTGCAGGACGACCTCAAATCCATCACCGAAACTCTCGGCAAGCTCACCGGCGACAAGGTGGACGAGGCCCGCTCGGTCGCCGCCACCGAATTGCGCGAGCTCAAGCGCAAGGGCCAGCATATGCTGGACGAAGCCCAGGATCAGGCCGAAGCGGTTGAAAAGCAGCTCAAGGATACCATTCGCGAGAAGCCGCTGACGGCGGTGGCAACCGCTCTCGGCGTCGGCTTCGTTCTCGCCCTACTTACCCGGCATTGA
- a CDS encoding FGGY-family carbohydrate kinase has translation MSQDFLVGVDVGTGSARAGIFTRDGKLLGRHENPILMRREDANFAEHDSSQIWSAVCAAVRGAMAAAGADPAAIAGIAFDATCSLVVRDGDGEPVTVSRNGEDRWDTIVWLDHRALDEAEQCTRTGHEVLDYIGGVMSPEMEVPKLMWLKRHLPQSWQRAGMMFDLADFLSWKATGSLARSQCTLATKWTYAAHQAIGWKEDFLTQVGLEDLVAKASLPEKASPIGADLGPLTPIAAEQLGLTTRCRVGAGLIDAYAGTLAELGPLTARPEEMDRHSALIAGTSSCVMSMSRQSLAVKGIWGPHLGTILDGYWQLEGGQSASGALLDHILRWHGAGGEPSAQLHQAICDRVMELRAEAGPAFASRLHVLPDFHGNRSPLGDPNALGVISGLTLDSDFDSLCRLYWRSCVGIALGIRHILETMSGDRSPVEYLHVIGGHTKNPLLMELYADATGCIVIEPNTPDATLLGMAMVAANAAGLYPSLDRACLAMHRSSTQRHPNPAMRPQFDRDYRIFLEMLKQRQAIDALE, from the coding sequence CACGCGACGGTAAACTATTGGGGCGCCACGAAAATCCGATCCTGATGCGGCGCGAAGACGCCAATTTCGCCGAGCATGACAGCAGCCAGATCTGGTCCGCCGTCTGTGCCGCCGTCCGCGGCGCCATGGCGGCCGCCGGGGCCGATCCCGCCGCCATTGCCGGCATCGCCTTCGACGCCACCTGCTCCCTCGTCGTCCGCGATGGTGACGGCGAGCCCGTGACCGTCTCCCGCAACGGAGAAGATCGTTGGGATACAATAGTTTGGCTCGACCATCGGGCGCTGGACGAGGCCGAGCAATGCACCCGCACCGGTCATGAAGTGCTCGATTATATCGGCGGCGTCATGTCGCCGGAAATGGAAGTGCCCAAGCTGATGTGGCTCAAGCGCCACCTGCCGCAAAGCTGGCAGCGCGCCGGGATGATGTTCGACCTCGCCGACTTCCTCTCCTGGAAAGCCACCGGCTCCCTCGCCCGATCCCAATGCACTCTGGCCACCAAATGGACCTATGCGGCGCACCAAGCCATTGGGTGGAAAGAAGATTTTCTGACACAGGTCGGCCTCGAGGACCTGGTCGCCAAGGCATCCCTGCCCGAAAAAGCCTCCCCGATAGGCGCCGATCTCGGCCCCCTGACCCCGATTGCCGCCGAACAACTGGGCCTCACCACCAGGTGCCGCGTCGGCGCCGGATTGATCGATGCCTATGCCGGGACATTGGCAGAATTGGGTCCCCTCACCGCCCGTCCCGAGGAAATGGACCGGCACAGCGCCCTCATCGCCGGCACCTCCAGTTGCGTCATGTCCATGTCGCGGCAAAGCCTTGCCGTGAAAGGCATTTGGGGGCCGCATCTGGGCACTATCCTGGACGGATATTGGCAGTTGGAGGGCGGCCAATCCGCGTCCGGCGCCCTGCTCGACCACATCCTGCGCTGGCACGGCGCCGGCGGCGAGCCCAGCGCTCAACTGCACCAAGCCATCTGCGACCGCGTCATGGAACTGCGCGCCGAGGCTGGCCCTGCCTTTGCCAGCCGCCTGCATGTCCTGCCCGATTTCCACGGCAACCGTTCGCCATTGGGCGATCCAAATGCCCTCGGCGTGATTTCCGGCCTGACGCTCGACAGCGATTTCGACAGCCTCTGCCGCCTCTATTGGCGCAGCTGTGTCGGCATCGCCTTGGGTATCCGCCATATCCTGGAAACCATGAGCGGAGACCGCTCCCCCGTCGAATACCTGCATGTCATTGGTGGCCATACGAAAAATCCGTTGCTGATGGAGCTTTACGCTGACGCGACCGGCTGCATCGTCATCGAGCCCAATACGCCGGACGCCACCTTGCTCGGCATGGCCATGGTGGCCGCCAATGCCGCCGGCCTCTATCCCAGCCTCGACCGCGCCTGCCTCGCCATGCATCGGAGCAGCACGCAACGGCATCCCAATCCGGCGATGCGCCCGCAATTCGACCGCGATTACCGGATTTTCCTCGAAATGCTGAAACAGCGCCAGGCAATCGACGCGCTTGAATAA
- a CDS encoding YdcF family protein — MFFVASKAFWLLAQPISLVLLLVLAGLTLLIWRRRKSAIVALSLAALIHGLLGFTSLGYLLIQPLEDRFSVPAPPPAEVGAIVMLGGATMGRPSTARQIAELNQAGDRLTTTLWLARRYPEARIVLSGGSSLFDETESEAETMRRFLVGLGVAEARIVLEAESRNTAENAAFTGEALGNIEGEVVLVTSAFHMPRSVGLYRADDIAVVPWPTDYRSSGIEEFGLDLANPNQNVETATIAIREWIGLVAYRATGRIGEWFPGP, encoded by the coding sequence ATGTTTTTCGTGGCGTCGAAAGCGTTCTGGCTATTAGCGCAGCCGATCAGCCTGGTATTGCTGCTGGTGCTGGCGGGATTGACGCTGCTGATTTGGCGTCGGCGCAAGAGCGCCATCGTGGCGCTCAGTCTTGCGGCACTCATCCACGGGCTGCTCGGCTTTACCAGCCTGGGTTATCTGCTGATCCAGCCGCTTGAGGACCGGTTCAGCGTTCCGGCCCCGCCGCCGGCGGAGGTGGGCGCTATCGTCATGCTGGGTGGGGCGACCATGGGGCGTCCCAGCACCGCGCGGCAGATTGCCGAGCTCAATCAGGCCGGCGACCGGCTGACGACTACGCTCTGGCTGGCGCGGCGCTATCCGGAGGCGCGCATCGTGCTGAGCGGGGGAAGCAGCCTGTTCGACGAAACGGAGAGCGAAGCCGAGACCATGCGCCGGTTTCTCGTCGGCCTGGGTGTCGCCGAAGCGCGCATCGTTCTCGAAGCCGAATCCAGAAATACGGCGGAGAATGCGGCCTTTACCGGTGAAGCGCTCGGCAATATCGAGGGAGAGGTCGTTCTGGTGACTTCGGCATTCCATATGCCGCGCTCGGTGGGCCTTTATCGGGCCGACGACATTGCGGTGGTGCCTTGGCCGACCGATTACCGCAGCAGCGGCATAGAGGAATTCGGGCTCGACCTAGCCAATCCCAACCAGAATGTGGAGACGGCAACAATCGCCATCAGGGAGTGGATCGGCCTGGTCGCCTATCGCGCCACCGGGCGGATCGGGGAATGGTTTCCTGGCCCTTGA
- a CDS encoding RNA polymerase sigma factor yields MSAEGTSFKREMLATLPSLRAFAVSLTGKHDKADDLVQDTVMKAWAKQTSFQMGTNIKAWLFTILRNEFYSQMRKRGREVQDSDGIFTERLSVHPSQYGAMDLEDFKKALAQLPDDQREAIILIGASGFSYEEAAAICDCAIGTMKSRVSRARSRLTELLQISGEADYGPDAVSSQVTSGNHSF; encoded by the coding sequence ATGAGTGCCGAAGGAACCTCGTTCAAACGCGAGATGCTCGCCACGCTGCCCAGTCTGCGCGCCTTTGCCGTGTCCTTGACCGGCAAGCACGACAAGGCCGACGATCTGGTGCAGGATACGGTGATGAAGGCCTGGGCCAAGCAGACCAGCTTTCAGATGGGCACCAATATCAAGGCCTGGCTATTCACGATCCTGCGTAACGAATTCTACAGCCAGATGCGCAAGCGCGGCCGGGAAGTGCAGGACAGCGACGGTATTTTCACCGAACGCCTCTCCGTGCATCCATCGCAATATGGCGCCATGGACCTTGAGGATTTCAAGAAGGCTCTGGCGCAATTGCCTGATGACCAGCGCGAGGCGATCATCCTGATCGGCGCCTCCGGTTTTTCCTATGAGGAAGCGGCGGCGATCTGCGATTGCGCCATCGGCACGATGAAAAGCCGGGTCAGCCGGGCACGGTCGCGCCTGACTGAATTGCTGCAGATCAGCGGCGAAGCCGATTATGGTCCGGATGCGGTTTCCTCGCAGGTGACCTCGGGCAATCACTCGTTCTGA
- a CDS encoding ABC transporter permease subunit, with translation MFDDIAFWVGYLTNGKHLTWYASFQFTIFAALLGGALAVVFGLTGATLKNSRFWPLRLVGSFYSAIVRGVPDVLFFLFFPLAFEQGVEWLIASQVCTPESIAAQTSAWPPCREANWFLGTTEYLLLASVSLGLVYGAFATNVIHGAMRAVPHGQLEAARAYGMSANQVLWRVHIRQMWVYALPGLSNVWMLIIKATSLLSLLQIADIVLWADRLGAPNFLPAVGLVHDDWRWRYYLVLFVFYILVTWLSERAFNAIMSRVGRGILSEAHG, from the coding sequence ATGTTCGACGACATCGCCTTCTGGGTCGGCTACCTTACCAATGGTAAGCACCTGACCTGGTATGCCAGCTTCCAGTTCACCATTTTCGCAGCTTTGCTCGGCGGTGCGCTGGCGGTGGTCTTCGGCCTGACCGGCGCGACCCTCAAGAATTCGCGCTTCTGGCCGCTGCGTCTTGTCGGCTCGTTCTATTCCGCCATCGTGCGCGGCGTGCCCGACGTGCTGTTTTTCCTGTTCTTTCCGCTCGCCTTCGAGCAGGGCGTGGAATGGCTCATCGCCAGCCAGGTCTGCACGCCCGAATCAATCGCCGCCCAGACCTCCGCCTGGCCGCCCTGCCGCGAGGCGAACTGGTTCCTGGGCACCACTGAATACCTGCTCCTGGCCAGCGTCTCGCTCGGCCTCGTCTATGGCGCCTTCGCCACCAATGTCATCCATGGCGCCATGCGCGCCGTGCCCCATGGCCAGCTCGAAGCCGCGCGCGCCTACGGGATGTCGGCGAACCAGGTGCTCTGGCGGGTCCATATAAGGCAGATGTGGGTCTATGCCCTGCCGGGCCTTTCCAATGTCTGGATGCTGATCATCAAGGCCACGTCGCTGCTCTCGCTGTTGCAGATTGCCGATATCGTTCTATGGGCCGACCGGCTCGGCGCGCCCAATTTCCTGCCCGCCGTGGGGCTCGTGCATGATGACTGGCGCTGGCGCTATTACCTGGTGCTCTTCGTCTTCTACATCCTCGTCACCTGGCTGTCCGAGCGCGCTTTCAACGCCATCATGAGCCGGGTCGGACGCGGCATACTCAGCGAGGCCCATGGCTGA
- a CDS encoding DUF3309 family protein has translation MTLGTILLIILILLLIGALPTWGYSRGFGYFPSGILGVVLIVVLILVLMGRL, from the coding sequence ATGACGCTTGGCACAATTCTTCTCATCATCCTCATCCTCTTGCTTATCGGCGCCTTGCCGACCTGGGGATATTCGCGCGGTTTCGGCTATTTCCCCTCAGGCATCCTGGGCGTCGTGCTCATCGTGGTGCTGATCCTGGTGTTGATGGGACGCCTGTAG